The genomic region ATAACTTATTTCTTGATGTTTAAGCTTATGCCAGTATTCCGGAGTATGTACCTTTAATATATGTTTTTCTTCTACTTCCACTGGAGCAAAAATATTATCTTCTTCTATTGTACCTTCATATTTTAGTTGTTCAATAAGAAGAGGATATTTATCCATCGGGAATCGATGATCTTTCCTAACGGGATGTCCATAGCAAGGGTGATACGCAATCTTCAGCATTCACTAATAGGTTTTTGCAGATAACATTACTAAAGTACAAGCTTCCTCGAAGAAGATATTTTCTTGGCGAAGCTTCTCATAAAAAACTTCATTTTCTGTACCAGGATTGAATATGATTCTTTTCGGCTGTAATGAAATAATGTAATCCATCCAGTTTTCCTGATGTCCTGGTCCTACATACATAGTTACAGTATCTACGTTATCAATGTGTGGCTTTTCATTAATAATTTTTACACCATTGCCTACTTCACCTTTTTTTATTCCTAATGGTATGATTTCATGACCATGTTCTGTTAATCGCTGTGCTGCAAAGAAAGCATATCTAGAAGGATTTGGAGTAGCTCCAATAATCACTGTTTTCTTCATTTTGATGTTTAATTCAATTGTTTTTTATGATTTTGCGAATATAAAATTTACATTTACTAACAAAAGTAAACTCTTCAAATTTTTTATTCACCAAAGCAAACTAATTAACTATGATAACAAAACTAATTAGATCATACTATGTGATCTTGATTTCATGTGTCAGTCTCATTGCCCAAGAAGTTCCAAAGAAAATGTCATACGGTAAGGTTTCTGAAGAGATGTTGAAACTCAAAACCTATGAAAAAGACTCTACTGCCAACGCCTTTGTTATTGGTGATGTTGGCCGACTATATTTCGATGTTAAAGATGGGAAATGGGTGACATATTTTAAACGCCACACAAGAATTAAAGTTTTCAATAAGGAAGGTTATGATCAAGGAGATATATCAATTCCTTATTATATGGCGAAAAACTCTGAAGAAAAAGTGACAAATATAAAAGGTTCTATATACTCATTAGAGAATGGAAAAATCGTTAAAGAAAAGATTTCTGGAGATGATGTTATCAAAGAAGAAATAGATAAAAACCATGGAGTTTATAAAATTACATTTCCGAATTTAAAGGAAGGTTGTGTATTTGAATATACTTATGTTCATCAATCTGAGTTTACATATAACATTAATGATTGGGATGTACAAAGAGAAATACCTGTTTTGTTCAGTAGCTACAATATGGAAATTCCTGAATATTTTAAATATCAGGTAACTAATTCAAGATATTACACCATCCCAGAGTTGCAGTCTGGAAGAAATCAAAAAACATTTAATTTAAGAATTACTCCACCAGATGGAGGCAGACCTGAGTTGCACACTTTCGATGAAGATATTACAGTGAGGAAATGGAGAGCAGAATATGTTCCGGCATTTAAAGAAGAGCCATTTATGACTTCTCCTCATGACTATTTAGGTCGTTTAGAGTTTGAGTTGCTAAGCTCGAACTATGATCGAGAATTTCATTCATCTTCTTGGAAGAAAGTAATGAATGAACTGAGAACTTCCGTTAGTGTAGGAGGACAATTAGGAAGAACTTCTTACATGAAAGCTCAGTTGGAAGCAATTAAGTCAGAGACTGAAGATCCAATGCAAAGAGCATTTTTAGCTTTTGAATTAGTAAAAAACCGTATGATGTGGGATGGTAAAGCAACGATTTATTCAAAGGATGGTTTGAAAAAACCTTTTCTCGAGAAGAAAGGTAGTTCCGCTGATATTAATTTAATGCTTGTTGCTGCTTTGCAAGAGCTGGATGTTGCAGCAGTACCTCTATTTACCAGTACTCGTAATTATGGGAAGATTGTTAGGAGTAGCCCAAAAATGACGCAATTAAACTATGTATTGGCTTGTGTGAATATTAATGACAAGATTATACTTTTAGACGCTACGGATAAACTACTTTCTTTTGGAATGTTACCCAAAAGAGCACTCAGTTATCAAGGTGTTGTGATGAGTGATAACTCTCATGTTAATGGTGAGTTCATCAATATCAAACCAAGTAATACAGATTATGAATCTGTTAGAAGCAGTATTGTAATTGGTGATGATTTCTCAGCAAATGCAGAGATAATATATACTTATAAAGGATACGGAGCTTATCGTTGGAGAAAAAAGTTAGTCAAGGAGCCAGAGGAGGAAGAGTACCTTACAAAAATTGAGGAGAAACATAGTAATGTTTTGATAGATGAATATTCAAATGAAAATAAAGATAAAATAAACGATTTCGGTAAAGAAAACTTTAAGGTGACATTCGAAAGTGTTGTGGAAAAAGTAGGGGATAAGTTGTTTTATAATCCTATGCAAATGATAGAAAAAAGTAAAAATCCCTTTACTCAAGAAGCTAGAAAATATCCTATTGAATTCCCTTTTCCTATTGCTAGAAAGTTTATGATAGAAACTCAACTTCCTAAGGGATATGTTGTAAGTGAAGTGCCAAAACCCATCATCATGAAGCTACCAGAGAATGCGGGTAAATTACGTTATAGCGTTCAACAATCTGGAGATAAAATTATTGTCATTTTCGATCTGAAAATTCAGAAACAAGTATTTCTACCTACAGAATATGGAATACTGAAATCGTTCTTCGATAAAA from Flammeovirga agarivorans harbors:
- a CDS encoding CoA-binding protein, which gives rise to MKKTVIIGATPNPSRYAFFAAQRLTEHGHEIIPLGIKKGEVGNGVKIINEKPHIDNVDTVTMYVGPGHQENWMDYIISLQPKRIIFNPGTENEVFYEKLRQENIFFEEACTLVMLSAKTY
- a CDS encoding DUF3858 domain-containing protein, with the protein product MITKLIRSYYVILISCVSLIAQEVPKKMSYGKVSEEMLKLKTYEKDSTANAFVIGDVGRLYFDVKDGKWVTYFKRHTRIKVFNKEGYDQGDISIPYYMAKNSEEKVTNIKGSIYSLENGKIVKEKISGDDVIKEEIDKNHGVYKITFPNLKEGCVFEYTYVHQSEFTYNINDWDVQREIPVLFSSYNMEIPEYFKYQVTNSRYYTIPELQSGRNQKTFNLRITPPDGGRPELHTFDEDITVRKWRAEYVPAFKEEPFMTSPHDYLGRLEFELLSSNYDREFHSSSWKKVMNELRTSVSVGGQLGRTSYMKAQLEAIKSETEDPMQRAFLAFELVKNRMMWDGKATIYSKDGLKKPFLEKKGSSADINLMLVAALQELDVAAVPLFTSTRNYGKIVRSSPKMTQLNYVLACVNINDKIILLDATDKLLSFGMLPKRALSYQGVVMSDNSHVNGEFINIKPSNTDYESVRSSIVIGDDFSANAEIIYTYKGYGAYRWRKKLVKEPEEEEYLTKIEEKHSNVLIDEYSNENKDKINDFGKENFKVTFESVVEKVGDKLFYNPMQMIEKSKNPFTQEARKYPIEFPFPIARKFMIETQLPKGYVVSEVPKPIIMKLPENAGKLRYSVQQSGDKIIVIFDLKIQKQVFLPTEYGILKSFFDKIYQFETNPIMISKREVE